A stretch of the Takifugu flavidus isolate HTHZ2018 chromosome 1, ASM371156v2, whole genome shotgun sequence genome encodes the following:
- the LOC130526775 gene encoding mast cell protease 1A-like isoform X2, which produces MNVTFWAIVSLQLLSFTGASDSGIVGGKEAKPHSRPYMASLQVGKNHTCGGILIRQDFVLTSAHCKRAGMTAVLGAHNIGRQEASQQRMEVAEFIPHPQYRKFVYDVMLLKLKRAAVLNKYVRPIELPKKGGRIRDHLRCAVAGWGRTGENQPTSKVLKEATEETLSRFKCKDIWQQHFNGTQMICTKFDRKKGGVCQGDSGGPLLCSNKLRGLTAFTYKDNCSHARYPHVFMKVSFFVPWIQSVMQRF; this is translated from the exons ATGAACGTCACATTCTGGGCCATCGTTTCTCTTCAGCTGCTCTCCTTCACCG GGGCGTCTGACAGCGGCATCGTGGGTGGGAAAGAGGCGAAGCCTCATTCCAGACCCTACATGGCTTCACTGCAGGTTGGGAAAAACCACACCTGTGGAGGGATACTCATTCGCCAGGActttgtcctcacctctgcaCACTGCAAACG CGCCGGGATGACAGCGGTCCTCGGAGCTCACAACATCGGCAGGCAGGAGGCCAGCCAGCAGAGGATGGAGGTGGCCGAGTTCATCCCTCACCCCCAATACAGAAAGTTCGTTTATGATGTCATGCTGCTGAAG CTCAAACGTGCGGCGGTGCTGAACAAGTACGTGAGACCCATCGAACTCCCGAAGAAAGGCGGGAGGATTCGAGACCACCTTCGCTGCGCCGTGGCCGGGTGGGGGCGGACTGGAGAGAACCAGCCCACCTCCAAGGTGCTGAAGGAGGCCACCGAGGAGACGCTGTCCAGATTCAAGTGCAAAGATATTtggcagcagcattttaatggAACACAAATGATTTGCACCAAATTTGACAGAAAGAAAGGGGGAGTTTGCCAG GGAGACTCTGGCGGACCGCTGCTCTGCAGCAACAAGCTTCGGGGGTTAACGGCGTTCACCTACAAGGACAACTGCAGCCATGCCAGGTATCCCCACGTCTTCATGAAAGTCTCCTTCTTTGTCCCGTGGATTCAGAGTGTGATGCAGAGATTCTAG
- the nxph2a gene encoding neurexophilin-2 encodes MRALRTIPLLLLLLQVTCGKVQERATELIEWSDGITEEKTSPTGASPRILNPLRLFARGSPGFKSDMREMTYLQNMEDFWDWLSNQTDVQGVQARTKRRPIVKTGKFKKMFGWGDFHSNIKTVKLNLLITGKIVDHGNGTFSVYFRHNSTGLGNVSVSLVPPSKVVEFEIAQQSTLETKDTKSFNCRIEYEKTDRNKKTALCGFDTSKVCYQEQTQSHVSWLCSKPFKVICIYIAFYSVDYKLVQKVCPDYNYHSDTPYSSTG; translated from the exons ATGAGAGCCCTGCGGACAATccccctgcttctcctcctgctccag GTTACGTGCGGGAAAGTGCAGGAAAGAGCCACGGAGCTTATCGAATGGAGCGACGGCATAACCGAAGAGAAGACTTCTCCCACGGGGGCCAGCCCGCGGATACTCAACCCCCTCCGTTTGTTTGCCAGGGGTTCCCCCGGGTTCAAGAGCGACATGAGGGAAATGACATATTTACAGAACATGGAGGACTTCTGGGACTGGTTATCTAACCAGACAGATGTTCAAGGGGTTCAAGCCAGAACTAAACGCAGGCCGATCGTCAAGACCGGCAAGTTCAAAAAGATGTTCGGCTGGGGGGACTTCCACTCCAACATCAAGACGGTCAAGCTCAACCTGCTGATCACCGGGAAGATCGTGGACCACGGGAACGGCACCTTCAGCGTGTACTTCCGCCACAACTCCACGGGCCTGGGCAACGTGTCGGTCAGCCTGGTGCCGCCCTCCAAGGTGGTGGAGTTCGAGATCGCCCAGCAGTCCACGCTGGAGACCAAAGACACCAAATCGTTCAACTGTCGCATCGAGTACGAGAAGACCGACCGCAACAAGAAGACCGCGCTGTGCGGCTTCGACACCTCCAAGGTCTGCTATCAGGAGCAGACGCAGAGCCACGTCTCCTGGCTGTGCTCCAAACCATTCAAAGTCATATGCATCTATATAGCCTTTTACAGTGTGGACTATAAACTGGTGCAAAAGGTATGTCCCGACTACAATTACCATAGCGACACGCCCTACTCCTCCACAGGATGA
- the LOC130526754 gene encoding UDP-glucuronosyltransferase-like, with protein sequence MRGSGWFPTLGLLAWFCCFGPRPVESGKVLVLPVDGSHWLSMKILVKELVQRGHDVLVLVPETSLLIKSSENYRTEIYQVPYSKEDLDGSFNELKDGLFDKPPTMADIFVNVERLVNFTTMQVSGCESLLRNQPLMTRLQEQGFEVVLTDPFLPCGSILSHLFNVPAVYFLRGLPCELDLKANQCPAPPSYVPMAFSGNSDVMNFPQRVKNMLMYFVQSYMCKIIYREFDRLVTRHMSDVQSYRELLSRGAFWLLRYDFTFEYPRPVMPNTAFIGGINCAKKAALPADLEEFVNGSGDDGFIVFTLGSMVENMPEQKAKEFFTAFGQIPQRVLWRYNGAVPENAPKNVKVMKWLPQNDLLAHPKAKVFITHGGTHGIYEGICNGVPMLMFPLFGDQGDNVNHLVHRGVAERLGIYDVTSEKVVAALKKMTHDKSYKEKIVKLSQINQDRPVAPLELSVFWTEFVMRHKGAEHLRVAAHDLNWFQYHSLDVIGFLAVVLLTVLWALLKCCSCCIRRCLRTGKKKKE encoded by the exons ATGAGAGGCAGCGGGTGGTTTCCAACACTGGGGCTGCTggcctggttctgctgcttcGGGCCGCGGCCCGTGGAGTCGGGAAAGGTCCTGGTCCTGCCTGTGGATGGAAGCCACTGGCTCAGCATGAAGATACTGGTGAAGGAGCTGGTCCAGAGGGGCCACGacgtgctggtgctggtgcctgAAACCAGCCTGCTGATCAAAAGCTCAGAGAACTACAGGACGGAGATCTACCAGGTTCCGTATTCCAAAGAGGACCTGGACGGGAGCTTCAATGAGCTGAAGGACGGACTCTTCGACAAGCCCCCGACGATGGCGGACATATTCGTCAACGTGGAGCGCCTGGTGAACTTCACCACCATGCAGGTGAGCGGCTGCGAGAGCCTGCTGAGGAACCAGCCCTTGATGACccggctgcaggagcagggCTTCGAGGTGGTGCTGACCGACCCGTTCCTCCCCTGCGGCTCcatcctgtctcacctgttcaaCGTTCCCGCCGTGTATTTCCTCCGCGGGCTTCCGTGCGAGCTGGACTTGAAGGCGAACCagtgccccgcccccccctcctacGTGCCCATGGCCTTCTCGGGCAACAGCGACGTGATGAACTTCCCCCAGAGGGTGAAGAACATGCTGATGTACTTCGTGCAGTCCTACATGTGCAAAATCATCTACCGCGAGTTCGACCGGCTGGTCACCAGGCACATGTCGGACGTCCAGTCGTACAGGGAGCTTCTCAGTCGGGGGGCTTTCTGGCTCCTGAGGTACGACTTCACCTTCGAGTATCCCCGACCCGTCATGCCGAACACGGCTTTCATCGGAGGCATCAACTGTGCAAAGAAAGCTGCGCTGCCGGCG GACCTCGAAGAGTTCGTGAACGGATCGGGAGACGACGGATTCATCGTTTTTACTTTGGGCTCCATGGTGGAAAACATGCCCGAGCAGAAGGCCAAGGAGTTCTTCACCGCCTTTGGACAGATTCCTCAAAGG GTTCTGTGGCGGTACAACGGAGCCGTGCCCGAAAACGCACCCAAGAATGTCAAAGTCATGAAGTGGCTGCCTCAGAATGACCTCTTGG CCCACCCCAAAGCCAAAGTCTTCATCACGCACGGGGGCACCCACGGCATCTACGAGGGCATCTGCAACGGCGTGCCCATGCTGATGTTCCCGCTGTTCGGGGACCAGGGCGACAACGTCAACCACCTGGTGCACCGCGGCGTGGCCGAGAGGCTCGGAATCTACGACGTGACGAGCGAGAAGGTGGTCGCCGCGCTTAAAAAGATGACCCACGACAAGAG TTATAAGGAGAAGATCGTCAAGCTGTCCCAGATCAACCAGGACCGGCCCGTGGCCCCATTAGAACTGTCTGTTTTCTGGACCGAGTTCGTCATGAGGCACAAGGGTGCAGAGCACCTCCGCGTGGCTGCGCACGATTTGAACTGGTTCCAGTACCACAGTCTGGACGTCATCGGCTTCCTCGCCGTTGTCCTCCTGACCGTCCTGTGGGCGCTGCTGAAGTGCTGCTCGTGTTGCATTCGCAGGTGTTTAAGAAcggggaagaagaaaaaggagtaG
- the LOC130526766 gene encoding LOW QUALITY PROTEIN: mast cell protease 1A-like (The sequence of the model RefSeq protein was modified relative to this genomic sequence to represent the inferred CDS: inserted 1 base in 1 codon), whose translation MNVTFWAIVSLQLLSFTGASDSGIVGGKEAKPHSRPYMASLQVGKNHTCGGILIRQDFVLTSAHCKHAGMTAVLGAHNISRQEASQQRMEVAKFIPHPQYTGEFDYDVMLLKLKRAAVLNKYVRPIELPKKGGRIRDHLRCAVAGWGQTGEDQPTSKVLKEATEQTLSRFKCKDIWQQHFNGTQMICTKFDRXEGGVCQGDSGGPLLCSNKLRGLMAFTVLDKCSHDEFPHVFMKLSFFVPWIQSVMQRF comes from the exons ATGAACGTCACATTCTGGGCCATCGTTTCTCTTCAGCTGCTCTCCTTCACCG GGGCGTCTGACAGCGGCATCGTGGGTGGGAAAGAGGCGAAGCCTCATTCCAGACCCTACATGGCTTCACTGCAGGTTGGGAAAAACCACACCTGTGGAGGGATACTTATTCGCCAGGActttgtcctcacctctgcaCACTGCAAACA CGCCGGGATGACAGCGGTCCTCGGAGCTCACAACATCAGCAGGCAGGAGGCCAGCCAGCAGAGGATGGAGGTGGCCAAGTTCATCCCTCACCCCCAATACACCGGAGAGTTCGATTATGATGTCATGCTGCTGAAG CTCAAACGTGCGGCGGTGCTGAACAAGTACGTGAGACCCATCGAACTCCCGAAGAAAGGCGGGAGGATTCGAGACCACCTTCGCTGCGCCGTGGCCGGGTGGGGGCAGACTGGAGAGGACCAGCCCACCTCCAAGGTGCTGAAGGAGGCCACCGAGCAGACGCTGTCCAGATTCAAGTGCAAAGATATTtggcagcagcattttaatggAACACAAATGATTTGCACCAAATTTGACA AAGAAGGGGGAGTTTGCCAG GGAGACTCCGGCGGACCGCTGCTCTGCAGCAACAAGCTTCGGGGGTTAATGGCGTTCACCGTACTCGACAAGTGCAGCCATGACGAGTTTCCCCACGTCTTCATGAAACTCTCCTTCTTTGTCCCATGGATTCAGAGTGTGATGCAGAGATTCTAG
- the rabl3 gene encoding rab-like protein 3, with protein sequence MASLDRVKVLVLGDSGVGKSSLVHLLCQNQVLGNPSWTVGCSVDVRVQDYKEGTPEEKAYYIELWDVGGSIGSASSVKSTRAVFYNSVNGIILVHDLTNKKSSQNLYRWSLEALNKDSSPTGVIVSNGEYDREQFAENPVPLLLIGTKFDQIPETKRSEVLTRTAFLSEDFNAEEINLDCTNPRYLAAGTSNAVKLSRFFDKVIEKRYFTRDPSQMTGFTDRKRFNFKSLHYD encoded by the exons ATGGCTTCCCTTGACAGGGTAAAAGTGCTGGTTTTAGGAGATTCTG GGGTAGGGAAGTCCTCCTTGGTCCATCTTCTATGCCAGAACCAGGTTTTAGGAAATCCATCCTGGACTGTTGGCTGTTCAGTGGATGTTCGG GTTCAGGACTATAAGGAGGGAACACCCGAGGAAAAAGCATACTACATCGAACTCTGGGATGTTGGAGGATCCATCGGCAGTGCCAGCAGTGTCAAAAGCACCAGAGCAGTTTTCTACAATTCAGTAAATG GAATTATATTAGTGCAtgatttaacaaataaaaaatccTCACAGAATCTTTATCGCTGGTCATTAGAAGCATTAAACAAAGATTCTTCTCCAACTGGAGTGATTGTCTCAAACGG GGAATATGACCGAGAACAGTTTGCTGAGAACCCTGTTCCTTTACTCCTGATTGGCACAAAGTTTGACCAGATTCCAGAGACCAAACGCAGTGAAGTTCTCACTCGGACGGCCTTCCTCTCTGAAGACTTTAATGCTGAGGAGATCAATCTG gactgcaCCAACCCACGATACCTTGCTGCAGGCACCTCAAATGCGGTGAAGCTGAGCAGGTTTTTCGACAAG GTCATAGAGAAGAGATATTTCACAAGAGATCCAAGTCAG ATGACGGGTTTCACAGACAGGAAACGGTTCAACTTCAAAAGCTTGCACTATGACTGA
- the LOC130526775 gene encoding mast cell protease 1A-like isoform X1 translates to MNVTFWAIVSLQLLSFTGASDSGIVGGKEAKPHSRPYMASLQVGKNHTCGGILIRQDFVLTSAHCKRAGMTAVLGAHNIGRQEASQQRMEVAEFIPHPQYRKFVYDVMLLKLKRAAVLNKYVRPIELPKKGGRIRDHLRCAVAGWGRTGENQPTSKVLKEATEETLSRFKCKDIWQQHFNGTQMICTKFDRKKGGVCQGDSGGPLLCSNKLRGLTAFTVLNKCSHDEYPHVFMKVSFFVPWIQSVMQRF, encoded by the exons ATGAACGTCACATTCTGGGCCATCGTTTCTCTTCAGCTGCTCTCCTTCACCG GGGCGTCTGACAGCGGCATCGTGGGTGGGAAAGAGGCGAAGCCTCATTCCAGACCCTACATGGCTTCACTGCAGGTTGGGAAAAACCACACCTGTGGAGGGATACTCATTCGCCAGGActttgtcctcacctctgcaCACTGCAAACG CGCCGGGATGACAGCGGTCCTCGGAGCTCACAACATCGGCAGGCAGGAGGCCAGCCAGCAGAGGATGGAGGTGGCCGAGTTCATCCCTCACCCCCAATACAGAAAGTTCGTTTATGATGTCATGCTGCTGAAG CTCAAACGTGCGGCGGTGCTGAACAAGTACGTGAGACCCATCGAACTCCCGAAGAAAGGCGGGAGGATTCGAGACCACCTTCGCTGCGCCGTGGCCGGGTGGGGGCGGACTGGAGAGAACCAGCCCACCTCCAAGGTGCTGAAGGAGGCCACCGAGGAGACGCTGTCCAGATTCAAGTGCAAAGATATTtggcagcagcattttaatggAACACAAATGATTTGCACCAAATTTGACAGAAAGAAAGGGGGAGTTTGCCAG GGAGACTCCGGCGGACCGCTGCTCTGCAGCAACAAGCTTCGGGGGTTAACGGCGTTCACCGTACTCAACAAGTGCAGCCACGACGAGTATCCCCACGTCTTCATGAAAGTCTCCTTCTTTGTCCCGTGGATTCAGAGTGTGATGCAGAGGTTCTAG
- the LOC130531997 gene encoding rab-like protein 3, producing MRSPYDTKTNTVQDYKEGTPEEKAYYIELWDVGGSIGSASSVKSTRAVFYNSVNGIILVHDLTNKKSSQNLYRWSLEALNKDSSPTGVIVSNGEYDREQFAENPVPLLLIGTKFDQIPETKRSEVLTRTAFLSEDFNAEEINLDCTNPRYLAAGTSNAVKLSRFFDKVIEKRYFTRDPSQVSQVCINELAL from the exons aTGAGA TCACCATATGACACTAAAACAAATACG GTTCAGGACTATAAGGAGGGAACACCCGAGGAAAAAGCATACTACATCGAACTCTGGGATGTTGGAGGATCCATCGGCAGCGCCAGCAGTGTCAAAAGCACCAGAGCAGTTTTCTACAATTCAGTAAAtg GAATTATATTAGTGCAtgatttaacaaataaaaaatccTCACAGAATCTTTATCGCTGGTCATTAGAAGCATTAAACAAAGATTCTTCTCCAACTGGAGTGATTGTCTCAAACGG GGAATATGACCGAGAGCAGTTTGCTGAGAACCCTGTTCCTTTACTCCTGATTGGCACAAAGTTTGACCAGATTCCAGAGACCAAACGCAGTGAAGTTCTCACTCGGACGGCCTTCCTCTCTGAAGACTTTAATGCTGAGGAGATCAATCTG gactgcaCCAACCCACGATACCTTGCTGCAGGCACCTCAAATGCGGTGAAGCTGAGCAGGTTTTTCGACAAG GTCATAGAGAAGAGATATTTCACAAGAGATCCAAGTCAGGTGAGTCAGGTTTGCATTAATGAGCTTGCACTATGA